GCCGGCACTTGCTCGAGCACAAGGCGACCAAGCGCACCCGGCGGCTGGACGGTCGTACGGTCGTCTCGGCCAACGACACCAAGCGGGTTAAGTCGCTGCTTGACGGCTGAGCGACGCACAGCACCCCAACCCCTTGACCAATTCCGGGCTGCCCCAGCCCCAACCCAAGTTTGAACGAGAGTAGGAACACCCATGGCACGCGTGAAGCGGGCGGTCAACGCCCACAAGAAGCGGCGCAGCGTCCTGAAGGCATCGAAGGGCTACCGCGGCCAGCGGTCCCGGCTTTACCGCAAAGCCAAAGAGCAGCAGCTGCATTCGCTGAACTACGCCTACCGCGACCGTCGCGCCCGCAAGGGAGAATTCCGCAAGTTGTGGATCTCGCGGATCAACGCCGCGGCGCGTGCCAACGACATCACCTACAACCGGCTGATCCAGGGCCTAAAGGCCGCAGGGGTCGAGGTGGACCGCAAGAACCTCGCCGACATCGCGATCAGCGATCCGGCGGCGTTCACCGCGCTCGTCGACGTGGCCCGCGCCGCGCTGCCAGAGGATGTCAACGCTCCTTCGGGAGAGGCGGCCTGACCGGCCGGTAGCTTGCCACGCAGGCTGTGCTCACCGAACGCTCGACCCGGGTGGCTGCGGCGGTAAAGCTGCACCGTCACGTAGGCCGTCGCCGCGCGGGTCAATTCCTGGCCGAAGGGCCCAACCTTGTCCAGGCAGCTGCCGGGCGCGGAATGGTCCGCGAGGTCTTCGCCACCGAGGACGCCGCCGGACGCCATGACGCGCTGCTGGCAGGGCAGCGCGCCCCGGTGTATTTGGTGACCGAACGCGCGGCCAAGGCATTGTCGGACACTGTCACCCCGTCGGGATTGGTGGCCGTCTGCGATCTCCCTAGAACCGGGCTCGGGGAGGTGCTCGAGGGCTCGCCGAGACTGGTCGCAGTTGCCGTCGGGATCGGTGAACCGGGCAATGCCGGCACCCTTATTCGGATCGCCGACGCCATGGGCGCCGCGGCGGTGGTGCTGGCCGGAAACAGCGTCGATCCCTACAACGGCAAGTGTCTGCGTGCCTCCGCCGGCAGCATCTTCGCGGTTCCGGTTGTCGTCGCGGCCGATGCTTCGGATGCGCTGGGCCGGTTGCGCGCGGCGGGGCTGCAGCTACTCGCCACCGCGGTGGACGGCGAGACGTCCCTGGATGACGCCGACGCGTTGCTGGGCGCTCCTACGGCATGGTTGTTCGGACCCGAATCCCACGGTCTGCCACCCGAAATCGCCAAGCAGGCCGACCGTCGCCTGCGCATCCCGATGGTCGGGGCAGCGGAAAGCCTCAATGTGGCCGCCGCCGCGGCGGTCTGCCTGTATCAGAGTTCGCGTGTCTTGCAACTCGGGCCGCGAGCCTGAGCGCGCAGCTCACTGACTCCTCACGCCGCCCGGCTACGTCCCCGCGCGGGCCGCAGGCCGGCGATCGACAACGTGCTGTGCACCAACGACCCTGCTCGTTCCATCAACGCCTTGGCCGGATCCAGAGGTGAGCGAGCGCGCGGCGGAAAATAGTGCATGGGCAGGCCGCGCCGATCGCGCGGCGGCGCCATGAACGGGGGCGCCTCCACCAGCGGTGCGTCGTTGCGGATCCGGCCCTCCGCGCGCCGGTAGGCGGCCAGCGCTCGGGGGTGCAGGCGGATCTCGTCGGGCACCGCCAAGAAGGCCACCTCGACCAGCTTGCCGAACACCCGCAGCAGGATCTCGTCGCCTGGCGTCCAGTGCATTCCGGCCTTCTCCCGAACGGCGGGCTCGAACAGACCGGCCGCAATCCAGCGTTGACCGGCGAGCAGCGGCTTGAAGATTTGGTCCCAGATTGGCGTGGGCATCAGCACAAACTTGGGTTTGGGGATGCGCATGTTGAAGATGTCCAGGGTCGCCTGGTTGATCTCTAGTTCGTCGCGGCCGACGCGCTCCCAGTACTCCTGGAACTCCTCCCACGACTTGGGTACCGGTCGCATGCTCATCCCGTACATCCGATACCACTGCACGTGTTCGTCGAACAATTGTCGCTTCTCGGCCTCGGTCAAGCCGCCACAGAAGTATTCGGCCACCTTGACGATGAGCATGAAGAACGTCGCGTGCGCCCAGTAGAACGTCTCGGGGTTGAGGGCGTGATAACGGCGGCCTGCGCCGTCCACCCCTTTGATCGTCGAGTGGTAACCCTTGATCTGCTGTCCGGTCTCGGCCGCGCGGTCGCCGTCGTAGACCACGCCCATGATCGGGTAGACCGAGCGGGCCACCCGCTGTAGGGGTTCGCGGAGCAGGATGGAGTGCTCCTCGACACCGGCACCTAGTTCCGGGTACATATTCTGGATCGCGCCGATCCAGACGCCCATCATTCCGGTGCGCAGATCTCCGAAGTATTTCCAGGTCAGCGAGTCGGGCCCGAGTGGGTCAGCCGGCGTCGTTGCCGATGTGACAGTCATGACGGCCTCCAAAGCGCCTCTACTGCGCTCACGATAAGCGGTGACAACACGCGTTGTCCACGATTTGGGAATGCGCGTCGCACCGGCGTTACCCACTCTCCATAGCGCCGCCGCAGCGACGTGATCAGCACGTTTGCAGCGCCGTGTGACATGGGTGGCGCAGGCCTCGTTGCCGGGGTCTGCAAGGACCAAATAACCTGACCGGGTGGAGGTTGTGCCAGACGCATCAGAGTCCGGCTCCGCCGACGAAACCGCAACAGTGGTGACCGAAGACGCCTCGCGGCGGCGATCCCCCACCAAGTGGCTGCGCAGCACCAACCACAGTCCAGGGGTGGTGGATTTCGTCAAGCGGGCGCGACGGCTGTTGCCCGGTGACCCCGAGTTCGGTGACCCGTTGTCTACCGCCGGTGAGGGTGGTCCCCGCGCCGCGGCCCGTGCCGCCGACCGGCTGCTGGGAGATCGCGATGCAGCATCGCGCGAGGTGAGCCTCGGTGTGTTGCAGGTGTGGCAAGCGATGACCGAAGCGGTTTCCCGCAAGCCGGCAAACCCCGAAGTCACGTTGGTGTTCACCGACCTGGTGGGTTACTCCACGTGGTCGCTGCAGGCCGGCGACGACGCGGCCCTGTCTCTGCTGCGGCAGGTGGCGCGCTCGGTCGAGTCGCCGCTCTTGGATGCCGGCGGTCATATCGTCAAGCGGATGGGCGACGGCATCATGGCGGTCTTCCGGCGCCCGGCCGTAGCGGTCAAGGCTGTCATCGCCGCCGAGGAAGCCATCAAATCTGTTGAGGTGGAAGGTTATACACCCCGAATGCGGGTTGGCATCCACACCGGGCGGCCGCAGCGCCTGGGTTCGGACTGGCTTGGCGTCGACGTCAACATTGCGGCTCGAGTGATGGAACGCGCCACCAAGGGCGGCGTCATGATCTCGAGTCCGACACTGGATCTGATCCCGCAGAGTGAGCTGGACGCGATGGGCGTCACTGCCCGGCGGGCGCGCCGGCCGATGTTCTCCAGCAAACTAACCGGCATCCCACCCGACTTAGCGATATATCGCCTCAAGGTTGGTAGGCAGTTGCCAGCTGGTGATAACACGGATGAGACAAATGTCCGTGCATAGTGGATGGTGATGCTTTCCGAGATTTTCACCCGGCTCTTTCGGGTTCGCTTCACCGTGGCCTACATGGCCACGTTATTCGGCGTCAGCACCACCATGCTCGTGCTGAGTCCCCAGGCACACGACCGGCTGATCCGGCACGCCAGCACGAATCTGCACAACCTGTCGCACGGCCGGCTGGGCACCCTGCTCGGTAGCGCATTTGTCGTCGAGGCGGGTCCGCTCTATTTCTGGATGCCGTTTCTGACTTGTCTGCTGGTGCTCGCCGAACTGCATCTGCACACCCTGCGACTGATCGTGGCGTTCCTGGTCGGCCATATCGGGGCGACGTTGGTGGTGGCAGCCGCACTGGCGATGTCGGTCGAGATGGGCTGGATGCCGTGGTCGATCACCCGCGCCAGCGACGTCGGGATGAGCTACGGGGCGCTGGCGGCGCTGGGAGCGTTAACAGCCACCATCCCGCGGGCGTGGCGGCCGACGTGGGTCGCCTGGTGGATCTCGCTGAGCGTGACTGCCGCGGTCGTTGGGGGTGACTTCACCAACGCCGGCCACGCGGTGGCTGTGCTTCTGGGGGTGCTGGTCTCAACTCGCTTCCGCGCGCAAATCCACTGGACACCGCTGCGCTGCTTCATGCTGCTGAACTCGGCGGGTTTCGGGTTCCTGATCCTGGCGCACAGCACCATCTCGATGGTGGCCGGAACGGTTGTCGCAGCGCTCGCGGGCCTGGCCGCCCATCTGGCGGCACGCCCGCTCGTGTCGGCACGAGACGCTGCCGAGACGACAGCGACGCGCCCGCTACCCGCGGTAAGCGCCAACGGATAACGCTCACGGCGAACGTCGGCAACAGCGACGTGCCTCCCCGCCGTCCGCGGCAACGCAACCTTGACTAGGATCGGCACTTGCGTCATACCGTGCCGTGAACCCGCCCGGCGACGATGCGGGCCCATCGAAGGCCCCTCGCGCGGGACCAGCCCCGTCAGCAAGGAGAGTGCCGCCGCGTGGGTGATCAACCCGTCGATCTGTCGCCGGAGGCGCTGGCGCAAGCGGTCCAGGCCGCCCAGCAGGCCATTGGCCGCGCTGACAGCCTGGACGCCCTCGCGCACGCCAAGACCGAGCATCTCGGCGACCGGTCACCGCTGGCACTTGCCCGGCAAGCGCTCGGCAGTCTGCCCAAGGATCAGCGCGCCGACGCCGGCAAGCGGGTCAACGTCGCACGCAGCGAGGCCCAGCGCAGCTACGACGATCGGTTGGTGACGCTGCGCGCCGAGCGCGACGCCGCGGTGCTGGTCGCCGAGCGTATCGATGTCACGCTGCCGTCGACGCGGCAGCCCACC
The nucleotide sequence above comes from Mycobacterium vicinigordonae. Encoded proteins:
- the rpmI gene encoding 50S ribosomal protein L35, which gives rise to MPKAKTHSGASKRFRRTGTGKIVRQKANRRHLLEHKATKRTRRLDGRTVVSANDTKRVKSLLDG
- the rplT gene encoding 50S ribosomal protein L20; the encoded protein is MARVKRAVNAHKKRRSVLKASKGYRGQRSRLYRKAKEQQLHSLNYAYRDRRARKGEFRKLWISRINAAARANDITYNRLIQGLKAAGVEVDRKNLADIAISDPAAFTALVDVARAALPEDVNAPSGEAA
- a CDS encoding TrmH family RNA methyltransferase; this encodes MLTERSTRVAAAVKLHRHVGRRRAGQFLAEGPNLVQAAAGRGMVREVFATEDAAGRHDALLAGQRAPVYLVTERAAKALSDTVTPSGLVAVCDLPRTGLGEVLEGSPRLVAVAVGIGEPGNAGTLIRIADAMGAAAVVLAGNSVDPYNGKCLRASAGSIFAVPVVVAADASDALGRLRAAGLQLLATAVDGETSLDDADALLGAPTAWLFGPESHGLPPEIAKQADRRLRIPMVGAAESLNVAAAAAVCLYQSSRVLQLGPRA
- a CDS encoding oxygenase MpaB family protein, with the protein product MTVTSATTPADPLGPDSLTWKYFGDLRTGMMGVWIGAIQNMYPELGAGVEEHSILLREPLQRVARSVYPIMGVVYDGDRAAETGQQIKGYHSTIKGVDGAGRRYHALNPETFYWAHATFFMLIVKVAEYFCGGLTEAEKRQLFDEHVQWYRMYGMSMRPVPKSWEEFQEYWERVGRDELEINQATLDIFNMRIPKPKFVLMPTPIWDQIFKPLLAGQRWIAAGLFEPAVREKAGMHWTPGDEILLRVFGKLVEVAFLAVPDEIRLHPRALAAYRRAEGRIRNDAPLVEAPPFMAPPRDRRGLPMHYFPPRARSPLDPAKALMERAGSLVHSTLSIAGLRPARGRSRAA
- a CDS encoding adenylate/guanylate cyclase domain-containing protein, encoding MEVVPDASESGSADETATVVTEDASRRRSPTKWLRSTNHSPGVVDFVKRARRLLPGDPEFGDPLSTAGEGGPRAAARAADRLLGDRDAASREVSLGVLQVWQAMTEAVSRKPANPEVTLVFTDLVGYSTWSLQAGDDAALSLLRQVARSVESPLLDAGGHIVKRMGDGIMAVFRRPAVAVKAVIAAEEAIKSVEVEGYTPRMRVGIHTGRPQRLGSDWLGVDVNIAARVMERATKGGVMISSPTLDLIPQSELDAMGVTARRARRPMFSSKLTGIPPDLAIYRLKVGRQLPAGDNTDETNVRA
- a CDS encoding rhomboid-like protein, coding for MLSEIFTRLFRVRFTVAYMATLFGVSTTMLVLSPQAHDRLIRHASTNLHNLSHGRLGTLLGSAFVVEAGPLYFWMPFLTCLLVLAELHLHTLRLIVAFLVGHIGATLVVAAALAMSVEMGWMPWSITRASDVGMSYGALAALGALTATIPRAWRPTWVAWWISLSVTAAVVGGDFTNAGHAVAVLLGVLVSTRFRAQIHWTPLRCFMLLNSAGFGFLILAHSTISMVAGTVVAALAGLAAHLAARPLVSARDAAETTATRPLPAVSANG